The following coding sequences are from one Sylvia atricapilla isolate bSylAtr1 chromosome 15, bSylAtr1.pri, whole genome shotgun sequence window:
- the ABCC1 gene encoding multidrug resistance-associated protein 1 isoform X2 — translation MIRGYRSPLEAKDLWSLNKEDKSEEVVPGLARNWAKEWSKTKRQPVNMLYAPKKQQKSGDSNGDVTEEVEALIIKPSQKSSEASLFKVLYKTFGPYFLMSFLFKAAHDLLMFTGPEILKLLLDFVDNKAAPKWQGYFYTVLLFVCSCLQTLILHQYFHICFVTGMRLKTAIVGVIYRKALVITNSARKTSTVGEIVNLMSVDAQRFMDLATYINMIWSAPLQVVLALYLLWRVAQMKSKDNRIKLMNEILNGIKVLKLYAWELAFREKVLEIRHKELQVLKKSAYLAAVATFTWVCAPFLVALSTFSVYVLIDETHVLDAQKAFVSLALFNILRFPLNMLPMVISNIVEASVSLKRLRVFLSHEELDPDSIVRGPIKEAEGCIVVKNATFSWAKTDPPLLNSINFTVPEGSLVAVVGQVGCGKSSLLSALLGEMDKKEGYVVVKGSVAYVPQQAWVQNATLEDNIIFGREMSEGRYKRVIEACALLPDIEILPSGDKTEIGEKGVNLSGGQKQRVSLARAVYCNADVYLLDDPLSAVDAHVGKHIFERVIGPKGILKNKTRVLVTHAINYLPQMDTILVMADGEISEMGSYQELLEQDGAFAEFLRTYASTEQTMESSDINSPSAKESKPVENGVLANEAPGKLMHRQLSNSSTYSRDTGKPQQQSSTAELQKPLAEKNSWKMMEADTAKTGRVKASVYWEYMKAIGLCMSFLAIFLFICNHVAALSSNYWLSLWTDDPVINGTQQNTTFRLGVYAALGISQGVAVFGYSMVVSVGGILASRHLHLNLLHNVLRSPMSFFERTPSGNLVNRFAKEIDTIDSAIPPIIKMFMGSTFNVIGACIIILLATSIAAVIIPPLGLLYFFVQRFYVATSRQLKRLESVSRSPVYSHFNETLLGVSVIRAFEEQKRFIKQNDVKVDENQKAYYPSIVANRWLAIRLEFVGNCIVLFAALFAVIARTELSAGLVGLSVSYALQITAYLNWLVRMSSDLETNIVAVERVQEYADMEKEAEWSIEQTAPGSSWPEEGKVEFRGFGLRYREDLDLVLKNINVTISGGEKIGIVGRTGAGKSSLTLGLFRINEAAEGEIIIDGVNIAKIGLHDLRFKITIIPQDPVLFSGSLRMNLDPFDQHSDEDIWRSLELAHLKNFVSSLPDKLNHECAEGGENLSVGQRQLVCLARALLRKSKILVLDEATAAVDLETDKLIQSTIKSQFEESTVLTIAHRLHTIMDYTRVLVLEKGEVVECGTPDQLLQQKGIFYSMAKDSGLV, via the exons ATGATTCGGGGTTATCGGAGCCCTTTGGAAGCCAAGGATTTGTGGTCGTTAAATAAAGAGGACAAATCAGAGGAAGTAGTGCCAGGTTTGGCTAGAAACTGGGCAAAAGAGTGGTCAAAGACCAAGAG GCAACCAGTAAACATGTTATATGCgcccaaaaagcagcaaaaatcaGGCGACTCAAATGGTGATGTGACAGAAGAGGTCGAAGCTTTGATTATAAAACCATCTCAGAAGAGCTCAGAAGCATCTTTATTCAAGGTGTTATACAAAACCTTTGGACCATATTTTCTCATGAGCTTCCTTTTTAAAGCTGCACATGATCTCTTGATGTTTACAGGCCCGGAAATTCTGAA ACTGCTGCTCGACTTCGTAGATAACAAAGCTGCCCCCAAATGGCAAGGCTACTTTTATACAGtcctgctgtttgtttgttcctGTCTTCAGACACTGATTCTTCACCAGTACTTTCATATTTGCTTTGTCACTGGAATGAGGCTCAAAACAGCCATTGTTGGTGTAATTTATCGAAAG GCACTTGTTATCACAAATTCTGCTAGGAAGACTTCTACTGTGGGTGAGATTGTGAATCTGATGTCTGTGGATGCTCAGAGGTTCATGGACTTGGCTACTTACATCAACATGATCTGGTCTGCCCCTCTCCAGGTGGTGCTGGCCCTGTACTTGCTGTGGAGG GTGGCTCAAATGAAGAGCAAAGACAACAGAATTAAGCTGATGAATGAAATTCTCAATGGGATTAAAGTTCTGAAACTTTATGCTTGGGAATTAGCCTTTAGAGAGAAGGTATTAGAGATCAGACACAAAGAACTCCAAGTCCTAAAGAAATCTGCTTACCTTGCTGCAGTGGCAACCTTCACTTGGGTTTGTGCTCCGTTTTTG GTTGCCCTGTCCACGTTTTCTGTGTATGTCCTGATAGACGAGACCCACGTCTTGGATGCTCAGAAGGCCTTTGTTTCTCTGGCATTATTCAACATCCTCAGGTTCCCACTGAACATGCTTCCTATGGTCATCAGCAACATAGTGGAA GCCAGTGTCTCCTTGAAGCGCCTCAGGGTGTTCCTGTCTCACGAAGAGTTAGACCCAGACAGCATAGTCAGGGGTCCCATCAAAGAGG ctgAAGGATGCATTGTTGTGAAGAATGCAACGTTTAGCTGGGCCAAAACTGATCCTCCTTTGCTGAACAG CATTAATTTCACTGTTCCTGAAGGCTCCTTGGTGGCTGTTGTTGGCCAAGTTGGCTGTGGAAAGTCTTCACTGCTGTCTGCGTTGCTGGGGGAGATGGACAAAAAGGAAGGCTACGTGGTTGTCAAG ggCTCTGTAGCCTACGTTCCTCAGCAAGCCTGGGTCCAAAATGCAACTCTGGAAGATAACATTATCTTTGGAAGGGAGATGAGTGAGGGCAGGTACAAGCGTGTGATTGAGGcctgtgccctgctgcctgACATAGAGATTCTGCCTTCAggagacaaaacagaaataggAGAAAAG GGTGTGAATTTGTCTGGAGGACAGAAGCAGCGAGTCAGTCTTGCCCGGGCAGTTTACTGCAATGCAGATGTCTATTTACTTGATGATCCTTTGTCAGCTGTTGATGCTCATGTTGGGaaacatatttttgaaagagTTATTGGACCAAAAGGGatcctgaaaaataaa ACTCGGGTTTTGGTAACCCATGCAATCAACTATCTGCCTCAGATGGATACAATCCTGGTGATGGCTGATGGAGAAATCTCGGAGATGGGCTCTtaccaggagctgctggagcaggatggggcTTTTGCTGAGTTTCTTCGTACGTATGCCAGTACTGAACAGACCATGGAGAGCAGTG ATATAAATAGTCCATCTGCAAAGGAAAGCAAGCCTGTAGAAAATGGAGTCCTTGCAAATGAAGCCCCTGGAAAGCTGATGCATAG GCAACTCAGTAACTCTTCAACGTACAGCAGAGACACTGGgaagccacagcagcagagcagcacagcagagctgcagaagccaCTTGCTGAAAAGAATTCCTGGAAAATGATGGAGGCTGACACAGCAAAGACTGGGAGG GTAAAGGCGTCAGTGTACTGGGAGTACATGAAAGCAATTGGACTCTGTATGTCTTTCCTGGCCATTTTCCTCTTTATCTGTAATCATGTGGCTGCCTTGTCTTCCAACTACTGGCTGAGTTTATGGACAGATGATCCTGTTATCAATGGGACACAGCAGAACACAACCTTCAGACTGGGAGTGTATGCAGCACTGGGAATTTCTCAAG GTGTTGCTGTGTTTGGCTACTCCATGGTTGTGTCAGTAGGAGGGATCCTGGCCTCACGACACCTGCACCTGAACCTGCTGCACAACGTGCTCAGGTCTCCCATGAGCTTCTTTGAGCGCACTCCCAGCGGGAACCTGGTGAACCGTTTTGCCAAGGAGATAGACACCATCGACTCTGCCATTCCCCCCATCATCAAGATGTTCATGGGCTCCACGTTCAATGTGATTGGGGCTTGTATCAtcatcctgctggccacatcCATAGCTGCTGTCATCAttccacccctggggctgctctaCTTTTTCGTGCAG AGGTTTTATGTGGCCACTTCGCGGCAGCTCAAGCGCCTGGAGTCTGTCAGCCGTTCTCCCGTGTACTCCCACTTCAACGAGACCCTGCTGGGGGTCAGTGTCATCCGAGCCTTCGAGGAGCAGAAACGCTTCATCAAGCAGAACGACGTGAAGGTGGATGAGAATCAGAAAGCTTATTACCCGAGCATTGTTGCAAACAG GTGGCTGGCCATCCGTCTGGAGTTCGTGGGGAACTGCATTGTGCTGTTTGCAGCCCTGTTTGCGGTGATCGCGCGCACCGAGCTCAGCGCGGGGCTGGTCGGCCTCTCGGTGTCCTACGCCCTGCAG ATTACAGCATATTTGAACTGGCTGGTTCGCATGTCATCCGACCTGGAAACCAACATTGTTGCTGTTGAAAGAGTCCAGGAATATGCTGACATGGAGAAGGAG GCTGAGTGGAGCATTGAGCAGAcggccccaggcagcagctggcccGAGGAGGGGAAGGTGGAGTTCCGAGGGTTCGGTTTGCGCTACCGCGAGGACTTGGACCTGGTTCTGAAAAACATCAATGTCACCATCAGTGGGGGGGAAAAG ATTGGAATAGTTGGAAGAACAGGAGCTGGGAAATCCTCACTTACTTTGGGTTTATTTCGGATTAATGAAGCAGCTGAAGGTGAAATTATTATTGATGGGGTTAATATTGCAAAGATTGGACTCCATGACTTGCGGTTCAAGATCACCATCATCCCTCAG GatccagttttgttttctggctcTCTTCGTATGAACCTGGATCCTTTCGACCAACACTCTGATGAAGACATTTGGAGGTCTTTGGAATTGGCTCACCTCAAGAACTTTGTGTCGTCCCTTCCTGATAAACTGAACCATGAGTGTGCTGAGGGTGGGGAGAACCTCAG CGTGGGGCAGCGGCAGCTGGTGTGCCTGGCACGGGCTCTGCTCAGGAAATCCAAAATCCTGGTTCTGGATGAAGCCACGGCTGCTGTGGACCTTGAAACAGATAAGCTCATACAGTCAACTATAAAGTCTCAGTTTGAAGAAAGTACTGTATTAACCATAGCACATCGTCTGCACACCATCATGGACTACACGAG AGTTTTAGtcctggagaaaggagaagtgGTGGAGTGTGGTACCCCAGACCAACTACTTCagcaaaaaggcattttctatAGCATGGCCAAAGATTCAGGCTTGGTGTAG